The following are from one region of the Escherichia sp. E4742 genome:
- the caiB gene encoding L-carnitine CoA-transferase yields MDHLPMPKFGPLAGLRVVFSGIEIAGPFAGQMFAEWGAEVIWIENVAWADTIRVQPNYPQLSRRNLHALSLNIFKDEGREAFLKLMETTDIFIEASKGPAFARRGITDDVLWQHNPKLVIAHLSGFGQYGTEEYTNLPAYNTIAQAFSGYLIQNGDVDQPMPAFPYTADYFSGLTATTAALAALYKVRETGKGESIDIAMYEVMLRMGQYFMMDYFNGGEMCPRMTKGKDPYYAGCGLYKCADGYIVMELVGITQIAECFKDIGLAHLLGTPEIPEGTQLIHRIECPYGPLVEEKLDAWLAAHTIAEVKERFAELNIACAKVLTVPELESNPQYVARESITQWQTMDGRTCKGPNVMPKFKNNPGQIWRGMPSHGMDTAAILKTIGYSENDIQELVSKGLAKVED; encoded by the coding sequence ATGGATCATCTACCCATGCCTAAATTCGGGCCGCTGGCCGGATTGCGCGTTGTCTTCTCCGGTATCGAAATCGCCGGGCCGTTCGCCGGGCAAATGTTCGCAGAATGGGGCGCGGAAGTTATCTGGATCGAAAACGTCGCCTGGGCCGACACCATTCGCGTTCAACCGAACTACCCGCAGCTTTCCCGCCGCAATTTGCACGCCCTGTCGTTAAATATCTTCAAAGATGAAGGTCGCGAAGCGTTTCTGAAATTAATGGAAACCACCGATATCTTCATCGAAGCCAGTAAAGGCCCAGCCTTTGCCCGCCGTGGCATTACTGATGACGTCCTGTGGCAGCACAACCCGAAACTGGTTATCGCTCACTTGTCCGGTTTTGGTCAGTACGGCACCGAGGAGTACACCAACCTTCCGGCCTATAACACCATCGCCCAGGCCTTCAGTGGTTACCTGATTCAGAACGGTGATGTTGACCAGCCAATGCCTGCCTTCCCCTATACCGCTGACTACTTCTCCGGCCTGACCGCCACCACGGCGGCGCTGGCGGCACTGTATAAAGTGCGCGAAACCGGAAAAGGCGAAAGCATCGACATCGCCATGTATGAAGTGATGCTGCGCATGGGTCAGTACTTCATGATGGATTACTTCAACGGCGGCGAAATGTGCCCGCGTATGACCAAAGGGAAAGATCCCTACTACGCCGGTTGCGGTCTGTACAAATGCGCCGACGGCTACATCGTGATGGAACTGGTGGGTATTACTCAGATCGCAGAGTGCTTTAAAGATATTGGCCTTGCGCATCTGCTTGGTACGCCGGAAATCCCGGAAGGCACTCAGCTTATCCACCGTATCGAATGCCCTTACGGCCCGCTGGTTGAAGAGAAACTCGATGCCTGGCTGGCGGCACATACCATCGCAGAAGTTAAAGAACGCTTTGCCGAACTGAATATCGCCTGCGCCAAAGTGCTGACCGTACCGGAACTGGAAAGCAATCCACAGTACGTCGCTCGTGAATCCATCACCCAATGGCAAACGATGGATGGTCGCACCTGCAAAGGGCCAAACGTGATGCCGAAATTCAAAAATAACCCAGGCCAAATCTGGCGCGGAATGCCATCGCACGGCATGGACACGGCTGCCATTTTGAAAACTATCGGCTACAGCGAAAACGACATTCAGGAGTTGGTCAGCAAAGGTCTGGCCAAAGTTGAGGACTAA
- a CDS encoding electron transfer flavoprotein subunit alpha/FixB family protein gives MNTFSQVWVFSDTPSRLPELMNGAQALANQINAFVLHDADGVQAIQLGANHVWKLSGKPDDRMIEDYAGVMADTIRQHGADGLVLLPNTRRGKLLAAKLGYRLKAAVSNDASTVSVQDGKATVKHMVYGGLAIGEERIATPYAVLTISSGTFDAAQPDASRTGETHTVEWQAPAVAVTRTATQARQSNSVDLDKARLVVSVGRGIGSKENIALAEQLCKAIGAELACSRPVAENEKWMEHERYVGISNLMLKPELYLAVGISGQIQHMVGANASQTIFAINKDKNAPIFQYADYGIVGDAVKILPALTAALAR, from the coding sequence ATGAACACGTTTTCTCAAGTCTGGGTATTCAGCGATACCCCTTCTCGTCTGCCGGAACTAATGAACGGTGCGCAGGCTTTAGCTAATCAAATCAATGCCTTTGTCCTCCATGATGCCGATGGCGTACAGGCAATCCAGCTCGGCGCTAATCATGTCTGGAAATTAAGCGGCAAACCGGACGATCGGATGATCGAAGATTACGCCGGTGTCATGGCTGACACTATTCGCCAGCACGGCGCAGACGGCCTGGTACTGCTGCCAAACACCCGTCGCGGCAAATTACTGGCGGCAAAACTGGGTTATCGCCTTAAAGCGGCGGTGTCTAACGATGCCAGCACCGTCAGCGTACAGGATGGTAAAGCGACAGTGAAACACATGGTTTACGGTGGTCTGGCGATTGGCGAAGAACGCATTGCCACGCCGTATGCGGTACTGACCATCAGCAGCGGCACGTTCGATGCGGCTCAGCCGGACGCGTCACGCACTGGCGAAACGCACACCGTTGAGTGGCAGGCTCCGGCTGTGGCGGTTACCCGCACGGCAACACAGGCGCGCCAGAGCAACAGCGTCGATCTCGACAAAGCCCGCTTGGTGGTCAGCGTCGGTCGCGGCATTGGCAGCAAAGAGAACATTGCGCTGGCAGAACAGCTTTGCAAGGCGATAGGTGCGGAGTTGGCCTGTTCTCGTCCGGTGGCGGAAAACGAAAAATGGATGGAGCACGAACGCTATGTCGGTATCTCCAACCTGATGTTGAAACCTGAACTGTACCTGGCGGTGGGCATCTCCGGGCAGATCCAGCACATGGTTGGCGCTAACGCGTCGCAAACCATTTTCGCCATCAACAAAGATAAAAATGCGCCGATCTTCCAGTACGCGGATTACGGCATTGTTGGCGACGCCGTGAAGATCCTTCCGGCACTGACCGCAGCTTTAGCGCGTTGA
- the caiD gene encoding crotonobetainyl-CoA hydratase, which translates to MSESLHLTRNGSILEITLDRPKANAIDAKTSFEMGEVFLNFRDDPQLRVAIITGAGEKFFSAGWDLKAAAEGEAPDADFGPGGFAGLTEIFNLDKPVIAAVNGYAFGGGFELALAADFIVCAENASFALPEAKLGIVPDSGGVLRLPKILPPAIVNEMVMTGRRMGAEEALRWGVVNRVVRQTELMDNARELAQQLVNSAPLAIAALKEIYRTTSEMPVEEAYRYIRSGVLKHYPSVLHSEDAIEGPLAFAEKRDPVWKGR; encoded by the coding sequence ATGAGTGAATCATTACATCTGACCCGCAATGGATCAATTCTGGAAATTACCCTTGATCGTCCCAAAGCCAATGCTATTGATGCAAAAACCAGCTTTGAGATGGGCGAAGTATTTCTAAATTTCCGTGACGATCCGCAATTACGTGTCGCCATTATTACCGGAGCCGGAGAGAAATTCTTTTCCGCAGGCTGGGATTTAAAAGCAGCAGCAGAAGGTGAAGCGCCGGATGCAGATTTCGGACCAGGCGGATTTGCTGGATTAACCGAAATTTTCAATCTGGATAAACCGGTCATCGCGGCCGTGAACGGCTACGCCTTTGGCGGCGGCTTTGAACTGGCGCTGGCGGCAGATTTTATTGTTTGTGCCGAGAACGCCAGCTTCGCCCTGCCGGAAGCAAAACTGGGTATTGTCCCGGACAGCGGCGGTGTGCTGCGTCTGCCGAAGATCCTGCCGCCTGCCATCGTCAATGAAATGGTGATGACTGGCAGACGAATGGGCGCAGAAGAGGCGCTGCGTTGGGGGGTAGTCAACCGCGTGGTTAGACAGACCGAACTGATGGATAACGCCCGCGAACTGGCGCAGCAGCTGGTTAACAGCGCCCCGCTGGCGATTGCGGCGCTGAAAGAGATCTATCGCACCACCAGCGAGATGCCGGTCGAAGAGGCATATCGCTATATTCGCAGCGGCGTGTTGAAACACTACCCATCGGTTCTGCATTCGGAAGATGCTATTGAAGGGCCGCTGGCGTTTGCCGAGAAGCGCGATCCGGTGTGGAAAGGGCGTTAA
- a CDS encoding electron transfer flavoprotein FixA: protein MKIITCYKCVPDEQDIAINNADGSLDLSKADAKISQYDLNAIEAACQLKQQAAEAQVTALSVGGKALTNAKGRKDVLSRGPDELIVVIDDQFEQALPQQTATALAAAAQKAGFDLILCGDGSSDLYAQQVSLLVGEILNIPAVNGVSKIISLTADTLTVERELEDETETLSIPLPAVVAVSTDINSPQIPSMKAILGAAKKPVQVWSAADIGFNTVEAWSEQQVAAPKQRERQRIVIEGDGEEQIAAFAENLRKVI from the coding sequence ATGAAGATTATTACTTGCTATAAGTGCGTGCCTGATGAACAGGATATTGCGATCAATAATGCTGATGGTTCATTAGATCTCAGCAAAGCCGATGCGAAAATAAGTCAATACGATCTCAACGCTATTGAAGCGGCTTGCCAGTTAAAACAGCAGGCGGCAGAGGCGCAGGTGACGGCCTTAAGTGTGGGCGGTAAAGCCCTGACCAACGCCAAAGGGCGTAAAGATGTGCTATCGCGCGGCCCGGATGAACTGATTGTGGTGATTGATGACCAGTTCGAGCAGGCACTGCCGCAACAAACGGCGACTGCACTGGCTGCCGCGGCGCAGAAAGCTGGCTTTGATCTGATCCTGTGCGGCGACGGTTCTTCTGACCTTTATGCCCAGCAGGTTAGTCTGCTGGTGGGCGAAATCCTCAATATTCCGGCAGTAAACGGCGTCAGCAAAATTATCTCCCTGACGGCAGATACCCTCACCGTTGAGCGCGAACTGGAAGATGAAACAGAAACCTTAAGCATTCCGCTGCCTGCGGTTGTTGCTGTTTCTACTGATATCAATTCCCCACAAATTCCTTCGATGAAAGCCATTCTCGGCGCGGCGAAAAAGCCAGTCCAGGTATGGTCGGCGGCGGATATCGGCTTTAACACCGTGGAAGCCTGGTCTGAACAACAGGTTGCCGCACCGAAACAGCGCGAGCGTCAGCGCATCGTGATTGAAGGCGACGGCGAAGAACAGATCGCCGCATTTGCTGAAAATCTTCGCAAAGTCATTTAA
- a CDS encoding FAD-dependent oxidoreductase — MSEDIFDAIIVGAGLAGSVAALVLAREGAQVLVIERGNSAGAKNVTGGRLYAHSLEHIIPGFAESAPVERLITHEKLAFMTEKSAMTMDYCNGDETSPSQRSYSVLRSKFDAWLMEQAEEAGAQLITGIRVDNLVQRDGNVVGVEADGDVIEAKTVILADGVNSILAEKLGMAKRVKPTDVAVGVKELIELPKSVIEDRFQLQGNQGAACLFAGSPTDGLMGGGFLYTNENTLSLGLVCGLHHLHDAKKSVPQMLEDFKQHPAVAPLIAGGKLVEYSAHVVPEAGINMLPELVGDGVLIAGDAAGMCMNLGFTIRGMDLAIAAGEAAAKTVLSAMKSDDFSKQKLAEYRQHLESGPLRDMRMYQKLPAFLDNPRMFSGYPELAVGVARDLFTIDGSAPELMRKKILRHGKKVGFINLIKDGMKGVTVL, encoded by the coding sequence ATGTCCGAAGATATCTTTGACGCCATCATCGTCGGTGCAGGGCTTGCCGGTTCGGTTGCCGCACTGGTGCTCGCCCGCGAAGGGGCGCAAGTGTTAGTTATCGAGCGTGGCAATTCCGCAGGTGCCAAGAACGTCACCGGCGGGCGTCTCTATGCCCACAGTCTGGAACACATTATTCCAGGTTTCGCCGAATCCGCCCCCGTAGAACGCCTGATTACCCATGAAAAACTCGCGTTTATGACGGAAAAGTCAGCGATGACCATGGACTACTGTAATGGTGACGAAACCTCGCCATCCCAGCGTTCTTACTCCGTTTTGCGCAGTAAATTTGATGCCTGGCTGATGGAGCAGGCCGAAGAAGCGGGCGCGCAGTTAATTACCGGGATTCGCGTCGATAACCTCGTACAGCGCGATGGCAACGTTGTCGGCGTAGAAGCCGATGGTGATGTGATTGAAGCGAAAACGGTGATTCTTGCCGACGGGGTGAACTCCATCCTTGCCGAAAAGCTGGGGATGGCAAAACGCGTTAAACCGACGGATGTGGCGGTTGGCGTGAAGGAACTGATCGAGTTACCGAAGTCGGTTATCGAAGACCGTTTTCAGTTGCAGGGTAATCAGGGCGCGGCTTGCCTGTTTGCGGGTTCCCCCACTGATGGCCTGATGGGCGGCGGCTTCCTTTATACCAATGAAAATACCCTGTCGCTGGGGCTGGTTTGTGGTCTGCATCATCTGCATGACGCGAAAAAATCCGTGCCGCAAATGCTGGAAGATTTCAAACAGCATCCGGCAGTTGCACCGCTGATCGCGGGCGGCAAGCTGGTGGAATATTCCGCTCACGTAGTGCCGGAAGCAGGCATCAACATGCTGCCGGAGCTGGTCGGTGACGGCGTATTGATTGCCGGTGATGCCGCCGGAATGTGTATGAACCTCGGTTTTACCATTCGCGGTATGGATCTGGCGATTGCCGCCGGAGAAGCAGCAGCAAAAACCGTGCTTTCAGCGATGAAAAGCGACGATTTCAGTAAGCAGAAACTGGCGGAATATCGTCAGCATCTGGAGAGTGGCCCGCTGCGCGATATGCGCATGTACCAAAAACTACCAGCGTTCCTTGATAACCCACGCATGTTTAGCGGCTACCCGGAACTGGCGGTGGGCGTGGCGCGTGACCTGTTCACCATTGACGGCAGCGCGCCGGAACTGATGCGCAAGAAAATCCTCCGCCACGGCAAGAAAGTGGGCTTCATCAATCTGATCAAGGATGGCATGAAAGGAGTGACCGTTTTATGA
- the caiA gene encoding crotonobetainyl-CoA dehydrogenase has translation MDFNLNDEQELFVAGIRELMASENWEAYFAECDRDSVYPERFVKALADMDIDSLLIPEEHGGLDAGFVTLAAVWMELGRLGAPTYVLYQLPGGFNTILREGTQEQIDKIMAFRGTGKQMWNSAITEPGAGSDVGSLKTTYTRRDGKIYLNGSKCFITSSAYTPYIVVMARDGASPDKPVYTEWFVDMSKPGIKVTKLEKLGLRMDSCCEITFDDVELDEKDMFGREGNGFNRVKEEFDHERFLVALTNYGTAMCAFEDAARYANQRVQFGEAIGRFQLIQEKFAHMAIKLNSMKNMLYEAAWKADNGTITSGDAAMCKYFCANAAFEVVDSAMQVLGGVGIAGNHRISRFWRDLRVDRVSGGSDEMQILTLGRAVLKQYR, from the coding sequence ATGGATTTTAATTTAAATGATGAGCAGGAACTGTTTGTCGCTGGTATCCGCGAACTGATGGCCAGCGAAAACTGGGAGGCCTATTTTGCCGAGTGCGATCGTGACAGCGTCTACCCGGAACGTTTTGTCAAAGCACTGGCGGATATGGATATCGACAGCCTGCTGATCCCGGAAGAGCACGGTGGTCTGGATGCGGGGTTTGTTACCCTCGCCGCCGTGTGGATGGAACTGGGTCGTTTGGGGGCACCAACCTACGTGCTATATCAGTTGCCGGGCGGGTTTAACACCATCCTGCGTGAAGGCACACAAGAGCAGATCGACAAGATTATGGCGTTCCGTGGCACGGGTAAGCAGATGTGGAACTCGGCGATTACTGAACCGGGGGCAGGCTCTGACGTAGGTAGCCTGAAAACGACTTATACCCGTAGAGATGGTAAGATTTATCTTAATGGTAGTAAGTGTTTTATTACCAGCAGCGCCTACACCCCGTACATCGTGGTGATGGCGCGCGACGGGGCTTCTCCGGACAAACCTGTCTACACCGAATGGTTTGTTGATATGAGCAAACCGGGCATCAAAGTGACCAAACTTGAAAAGCTCGGTCTGCGTATGGATAGCTGCTGTGAAATCACCTTTGACGACGTGGAACTGGACGAGAAAGACATGTTCGGTCGGGAAGGTAACGGCTTTAACCGCGTCAAAGAAGAGTTCGACCATGAACGTTTCCTGGTAGCCCTGACCAACTATGGTACGGCGATGTGCGCCTTTGAAGATGCGGCGCGCTACGCCAACCAACGTGTGCAGTTTGGCGAGGCAATTGGTCGTTTCCAGTTGATTCAGGAAAAATTCGCCCACATGGCGATCAAATTAAACTCCATGAAAAACATGCTGTATGAAGCAGCGTGGAAAGCAGACAACGGCACCATCACCTCTGGCGATGCTGCGATGTGCAAATACTTCTGCGCCAATGCGGCATTTGAAGTGGTGGATAGCGCAATGCAGGTGCTGGGCGGTGTCGGGATTGCGGGCAACCACCGCATCAGCCGCTTCTGGCGTGATCTACGTGTAGACCGCGTCTCCGGGGGATCTGACGAAATGCAGATCCTGACGCTGGGTCGTGCGGTGCTGAAGCAATACCGCTAA
- the caiE gene encoding carnitine operon protein CaiE, producing the protein MSYYAFEGLIPVVHPTAFVHPSAVLIGDVIVGAGVYIGPLASLRGDYGRLIVQAGANIQDGCIMHGYSDTDTIVGENGHIGHGAILHGCVIGRDALVGMNSVIMDGAVIGEESIVAAMSFVKAGFSGEKRQLLMGTPARAVRSVSDDELHWKRLNTKEYQDLVGRSHAALHETQPLRQTEENRPRLQGTTDVAPKR; encoded by the coding sequence GTGAGCTATTACGCCTTTGAGGGATTAATTCCGGTGGTTCACCCGACGGCGTTTGTCCATCCCAGTGCAGTATTGATTGGCGATGTGATTGTGGGGGCCGGAGTCTACATCGGCCCCCTCGCCTCTCTGCGTGGTGATTACGGGCGACTGATCGTGCAAGCGGGAGCCAATATTCAGGACGGCTGCATCATGCACGGCTACAGCGATACTGACACCATTGTCGGGGAAAACGGTCATATCGGTCATGGCGCTATCCTGCATGGCTGTGTGATCGGTCGTGATGCATTGGTTGGGATGAACAGCGTGATCATGGATGGCGCAGTCATTGGCGAAGAGAGCATTGTTGCCGCTATGAGCTTTGTCAAAGCGGGCTTTAGCGGCGAGAAACGCCAGTTGTTGATGGGCACGCCAGCCCGCGCTGTACGCAGTGTTAGTGACGACGAGTTACACTGGAAACGCTTGAATACCAAAGAGTATCAGGATCTGGTCGGTCGCAGCCATGCAGCGTTACATGAAACGCAACCGTTGAGGCAAACGGAGGAAAATCGCCCCCGTTTGCAGGGGACGACGGATGTAGCGCCGAAACGGTAA
- the fixX gene encoding ferredoxin-like protein FixX → MTSPVNVDVKLGVNKFNVDEEHPHIVVKADADKQALELLVKACPAGLYKKQDDGSVRFDYAGCLECGTCRILGLGSALEQWEYPRGTFGVEFRYG, encoded by the coding sequence ATGACTTCTCCCGTCAATGTGGACGTCAAACTGGGCGTCAATAAATTCAATGTCGATGAAGAGCATCCGCACATTGTTGTGAAGGCCGATGCCGATAAACAGGCGCTGGAGCTGCTGGTGAAAGCGTGCCCCGCAGGTCTGTACAAGAAGCAGGATGATGGCAGTGTGCGCTTCGATTACGCCGGATGTCTGGAGTGCGGCACCTGTCGCATTCTGGGGCTGGGGTCGGCGCTGGAACAGTGGGAATACCCGCGCGGCACCTTTGGTGTGGAGTTCCGTTACGGCTGA
- the caiF gene encoding carnitine metabolism transcriptional regulator CaiF → MCEGCVEKPLYLLIAEWMMAENRWVIAREISIHFDIEHSKAVNTLTYILSEVAEISCEVKMIPNKLEGRGCQCQRLVKVVDIDEQIYARLRNNSRDKLVGVRKTPRIPAVPLTELNREQKWQMMLSKSMRR, encoded by the coding sequence ATGTGTGAAGGATGTGTTGAAAAACCACTCTATTTGTTAATCGCCGAATGGATGATGGCTGAAAACCGGTGGGTGATAGCAAGAGAGATCTCTATTCATTTCGATATTGAACACAGCAAGGCGGTTAATACCCTGACTTATATTCTGTCGGAAGTCGCAGAAATAAGCTGCGAAGTTAAGATGATCCCTAATAAGCTGGAAGGGCGGGGATGCCAGTGCCAGCGACTGGTAAAAGTGGTCGATATCGATGAGCAAATTTACGCGCGCCTGCGCAATAACAGCCGGGATAAATTAGTCGGCGTAAGAAAGACGCCGCGTATTCCTGCCGTTCCGCTCACGGAACTTAACCGCGAGCAGAAGTGGCAGATGATGTTGTCAAAGAGTATGCGTCGTTAA
- the caiT gene encoding L-carnitine/gamma-butyrobetaine antiporter has product MTKEKRKTGIEPKVFFPPLIIVGILCWLTVRDLDAANVVINAVFSYVTNVWGWAFEWYMVVMLFGWFWLVFGPYAKKRLGNEPPEFSTASWIFMMFASCTSAAVLFWGSIEIYYYISTPPFALAPNSTGAKELGLAYSLFHWGPLPWATYSFLSVAFAYFFFVRKMDVIRPSSTLVPLVGEKHAKGLFGTIVDNFYLVALIFAMGTSLGLATPLVTECMQYLFGIPHTLQLDAIIITCWIILNAICVACGLQKGVKIASDVRSYLSFLMLGWVFIVSGASFIMNYFTDSVGMLLMYLPRMLFYTDAVGKGGFPQGWTVFYWAWWVIYAIQMSIFLARISRGRTVRELCFGMVMGLTASTWILWTVLGSNTLLLMDKNIINIPNLIEQYGVARAIIETWAALPLSTATMWGFFILCFIATVTLINACSYTLAMSTCREVRDGEEPPLLVRIGWSVLVGIIGIVLLALGGLKPIQTAIIAGGCPLFFVNIMVTLSFIKDAKQNWKD; this is encoded by the coding sequence ATGACAAAAGAAAAGAGAAAAACGGGAATAGAACCGAAGGTGTTCTTTCCGCCATTAATAATCGTTGGCATACTTTGTTGGCTTACAGTCAGAGATCTGGATGCGGCGAATGTCGTTATTAATGCTGTATTCAGTTACGTCACCAATGTATGGGGATGGGCATTTGAATGGTATATGGTGGTGATGCTTTTCGGTTGGTTCTGGCTGGTATTTGGCCCGTATGCCAAAAAGCGTTTAGGTAACGAACCCCCTGAGTTCAGCACCGCCAGTTGGATCTTTATGATGTTCGCCTCCTGTACGTCTGCCGCCGTACTGTTCTGGGGGTCGATTGAGATCTACTACTACATCTCCACGCCGCCATTTGCTTTAGCGCCAAACTCTACTGGCGCGAAAGAACTGGGACTGGCCTACAGTTTGTTCCACTGGGGACCGCTACCGTGGGCCACTTACAGCTTCCTTTCCGTCGCCTTCGCGTACTTCTTCTTTGTCCGCAAAATGGATGTGATTCGCCCCAGCTCCACTCTGGTGCCACTGGTAGGTGAAAAACATGCCAAAGGCTTGTTTGGCACTATCGTCGATAACTTCTATCTGGTGGCGCTGATCTTCGCAATGGGTACCAGTCTGGGCCTTGCCACACCGCTGGTGACCGAGTGTATGCAGTATCTGTTTGGTATTCCGCATACCCTGCAACTGGACGCTATCATCATTACCTGCTGGATCATCCTCAACGCTATCTGCGTAGCCTGTGGTCTGCAAAAAGGGGTAAAAATCGCCAGCGATGTGCGCAGCTATTTGAGTTTCCTGATGCTTGGCTGGGTATTCATCGTCAGCGGCGCCAGCTTCATCATGAACTACTTCACCGACTCGGTGGGGATGTTGCTGATGTATCTGCCGCGCATGTTGTTCTATACCGATGCCGTTGGCAAAGGCGGCTTCCCGCAGGGCTGGACCGTGTTCTACTGGGCATGGTGGGTAATTTACGCCATCCAGATGAGTATCTTCCTGGCGCGTATTTCCCGTGGTCGTACCGTGCGTGAACTGTGCTTCGGTATGGTGATGGGGCTGACAGCATCCACCTGGATCCTGTGGACCGTGCTCGGCAGTAACACTCTGCTGTTGATGGATAAAAACATCATCAACATTCCAAACCTGATCGAACAGTACGGTGTGGCGCGCGCCATCATCGAAACCTGGGCCGCTCTGCCGCTCAGCACTGCCACCATGTGGGGCTTCTTCATTCTCTGCTTTATTGCCACCGTTACCCTGATTAACGCCTGCTCTTACACCCTGGCGATGTCCACCTGTCGCGAAGTGCGCGACGGTGAAGAACCGCCACTGCTGGTGCGTATCGGCTGGTCAGTGTTGGTTGGCATTATCGGTATTGTTCTGCTGGCGCTCGGCGGCCTGAAACCGATTCAAACCGCCATTATCGCCGGAGGATGCCCGCTGTTCTTCGTCAACATTATGGTGACGCTCTCCTTTATTAAAGACGCGAAACAGAACTGGAAAGATTAA
- the caiC gene encoding crotonobetaine/carnitine-CoA ligase — MDIIGGQHLRQMWDDLADVYGHKTALICESSGGVVNRYSYLELNQEINRTANLFYTLGIRKGDKVALHLDNCPEFIFCWFGLAKIGAIMVPINARLLREESVWILQNSQACLLVTSSQFYPMYQQIQQEDATQLRHICLTDVELPADDGVSSFTQLKNQQPATLCYAPPLSTDDTAEILFTSGTTSRPKGVVITHYNLRFAGYYSAWQCALRDDDVYLTVMPAFHIDCQCTAAMAAFSAGATFVLVEKYSARAFWEQVQKYRATVTECIPMMIRTLMVQPPSTNDRQHCLREVMFYLNLSEQEKDAFCERFGVRLLTSYGMTETIVGIIGDRPGDKRRWPSIGRAGFCYEAEIRDDHNRPLPAGEIGEICIKGEPGKTIFKEYFLNPQATARVLEADGWLHTGDTGYRDEEGFFYFVDRRCNMIKRGGENVSCVELENIISAHPKIQDIVVVGIKDSIRDEAIKAFVVLNEGEILSEEEFFYFCEQNMAKFKVPSYLEIRKDLPRNCSGKIIRKNLK, encoded by the coding sequence ATGGATATCATTGGCGGACAACATCTACGTCAAATGTGGGACGATCTGGCGGACGTTTACGGTCATAAAACGGCGCTGATTTGTGAATCCAGCGGCGGAGTCGTTAACCGGTATAGTTATCTTGAGTTAAATCAGGAAATTAACCGCACGGCAAACCTGTTTTATACCCTGGGAATTCGCAAAGGCGACAAGGTTGCTCTACATCTCGACAACTGCCCGGAATTTATCTTTTGCTGGTTCGGGCTGGCAAAAATTGGCGCAATTATGGTGCCGATTAACGCCCGCCTGTTACGCGAAGAAAGCGTGTGGATCCTGCAAAATAGCCAGGCGTGCCTGCTGGTGACCAGTTCGCAATTCTATCCCATGTATCAACAGATTCAGCAGGAAGATGCCACGCAGTTGCGGCACATTTGCCTGACAGATGTGGAGCTTCCCGCTGATGATGGCGTGAGTTCGTTTACTCAACTGAAAAATCAACAACCTGCCACCTTGTGCTATGCACCGCCGCTATCGACCGACGATACGGCGGAAATTCTCTTTACCTCCGGCACCACCTCCCGACCGAAAGGGGTGGTGATTACCCATTACAATCTGCGCTTCGCCGGATATTACTCCGCCTGGCAGTGCGCCCTGCGTGACGATGACGTCTACCTGACGGTGATGCCTGCGTTTCATATCGACTGCCAGTGTACTGCGGCGATGGCGGCGTTTTCTGCCGGAGCCACCTTTGTGCTGGTCGAGAAATACAGCGCCCGCGCCTTCTGGGAACAGGTACAGAAGTACCGTGCCACCGTCACCGAATGTATTCCGATGATGATCCGTACGTTGATGGTGCAGCCGCCTTCTACGAACGATCGGCAACACTGTCTGCGGGAAGTGATGTTTTATCTCAACCTGTCGGAGCAGGAAAAAGACGCCTTTTGTGAACGCTTCGGCGTTCGCTTGCTGACCTCTTATGGGATGACGGAAACCATCGTCGGCATTATCGGCGATCGCCCCGGCGATAAGCGTCGCTGGCCGTCGATTGGTCGTGCAGGGTTTTGCTACGAAGCGGAGATCCGCGACGATCACAATCGTCCGCTCCCGGCGGGAGAGATCGGCGAAATTTGCATTAAAGGCGAACCAGGAAAAACCATCTTCAAAGAGTACTTTCTCAACCCGCAAGCCACAGCCAGAGTCCTGGAAGCCGATGGCTGGCTGCATACTGGCGATACAGGATACCGCGACGAAGAGGGCTTTTTTTACTTCGTCGATCGTCGCTGCAATATGATTAAACGCGGTGGGGAGAATGTCTCCTGCGTGGAGCTGGAAAATATTATCTCCGCCCATCCGAAAATTCAGGACATTGTGGTTGTTGGTATTAAAGATTCTATTCGCGATGAAGCCATTAAAGCGTTTGTGGTGCTGAATGAAGGTGAAATATTGAGCGAAGAGGAATTCTTCTACTTTTGCGAACAGAATATGGCGAAATTTAAAGTGCCCTCTTATCTGGAGATCAGAAAAGATCTGCCGCGTAATTGCTCGGGGAAAATAATCAGAAAGAATCTGAAATAA